A genome region from Nitrospirota bacterium includes the following:
- a CDS encoding glycosyltransferase family 2 protein, with translation MPLVSAIIPAYNGATRYLEQAIGSVLAQTCQDLELIVVDDASTDETARLVLQFPQARYFKRPENGGQAAARNDGARLAGGAYLAFLDQDDLWAPSFIEETLASLQTRPEVAVVHCDGYQVNERDEPLHYDAAMKQGQTITQLLRGGHDVATSGSLFRKTCFDAVGGYDDTLAVWEDIDLAIRLYQRFPLLHLPKPLYRHRLYTRNVSRDIPSERALTGRRRFLEKHAPSCPPRTQLAKALARDWAHYYGDLGKHHFEKRRIDEARCAFWLSLQQRPFNHKVWLRLLRTYLIRSVQTRPAPSRHTP, from the coding sequence ATGCCCCTCGTCAGCGCCATCATCCCTGCGTATAACGGTGCGACCCGTTACCTGGAGCAGGCCATCGGCAGCGTCTTGGCCCAAACATGCCAGGACCTGGAACTCATCGTGGTGGACGATGCCTCGACCGACGAGACGGCCCGGCTCGTCTTGCAATTTCCCCAGGCTCGCTACTTCAAGCGGCCCGAGAACGGCGGGCAAGCGGCGGCGCGCAACGACGGGGCCCGTCTCGCCGGCGGTGCCTATCTGGCCTTCCTCGACCAGGACGATTTGTGGGCCCCCTCCTTCATCGAGGAAACCCTGGCATCGTTGCAGACCCGGCCCGAGGTGGCGGTAGTCCACTGCGACGGGTACCAGGTGAACGAGCGCGACGAACCCTTGCATTACGATGCCGCCATGAAGCAGGGACAGACCATCACGCAACTACTGCGCGGCGGCCACGATGTCGCCACCTCCGGCTCCCTGTTCCGCAAGACCTGCTTCGACGCCGTGGGGGGCTACGACGACACCTTGGCGGTCTGGGAGGACATCGACCTGGCGATCCGACTGTATCAGCGCTTTCCCCTCCTGCACTTGCCCAAGCCACTGTACCGCCATCGGCTCTATACCCGCAACGTCTCACGGGACATTCCCTCAGAGCGGGCCTTAACAGGACGACGGCGGTTCCTCGAAAAACATGCCCCTTCCTGCCCCCCGCGCACTCAACTGGCCAAAGCCCTTGCCCGCGACTGGGCCCACTATTACGGAGATCTTGGGAAACACCACTTTGAAAAACGTCGGATCGATGAAGCCCGTTGTGCATTCTGGCTTTCGCTGCAACAGCGCCCCTTCAATCATAAGGTGTGGCTCAGACTGCTGCGCACCTATCTAATTCGCTCCGTTCAGACCCGCCCTGCGCCTTCACGGCATACACCGTGA